From a single Bacteroidota bacterium genomic region:
- a CDS encoding glycerol acyltransferase has product MKYIDLEKEIKEGNIKALKRLPKFMINIIKRIIYEDKINDILDKCQGLEGVSFQNKLIEIFNIKLEVIGIENMPKDSRNIFFANHPFGVMDGMIISKIVLDHYGNFKGIGNDAFKFVPNLKPYVAVVNAYGQTSKDGITELENVFKSDVAVTHFPAGEVSRHYKRKIQDREWRKSLVSRAVAHKRNLVPFYFYGRNSRLFYAINLLRRAIFIKLNIELALLPHEMFNKRNKTIKVKIAKPIPYSTFSKKHSPKVWTEKVKEYVYEMGMAEQNNIEFRAE; this is encoded by the coding sequence ATGAAGTATATCGACTTAGAAAAGGAAATAAAAGAGGGTAATATAAAAGCGCTTAAGCGTTTACCTAAATTTATGATCAATATCATTAAGAGAATTATTTATGAGGATAAAATCAATGATATATTAGATAAATGTCAAGGTCTTGAGGGTGTATCATTCCAAAACAAACTAATAGAAATATTTAATATTAAATTAGAAGTTATTGGGATAGAAAATATGCCTAAAGATTCCCGAAACATCTTTTTTGCGAATCATCCATTTGGTGTAATGGATGGAATGATCATTTCAAAAATTGTTTTAGATCATTATGGTAATTTTAAAGGAATAGGTAACGATGCATTCAAATTTGTTCCTAACCTTAAGCCCTATGTAGCTGTGGTAAATGCCTACGGACAAACGTCAAAAGACGGAATTACTGAATTAGAAAATGTTTTCAAATCGGATGTTGCTGTAACCCATTTCCCTGCTGGTGAAGTATCACGTCATTACAAGCGAAAGATTCAGGATAGAGAATGGCGAAAAAGCTTGGTCAGTCGTGCGGTTGCACATAAACGAAATTTAGTACCTTTTTATTTTTATGGCAGGAATTCACGATTGTTTTACGCTATTAACCTATTGCGAAGAGCCATTTTTATTAAACTAAATATTGAATTAGCCTTGCTCCCTCATGAAATGTTTAATAAACGAAACAAAACAATAAAGGTAAAAATAGCCAAGCCTATTCCCTATTCAACCTTTTCAAAGAAACATTCACCAAAAGTATGGACTGAGAAAGTGAAAGAATATGTGTATGAAATGGGTATGGCTGAGCAAAATAATATCGAGTTTCGTGCCGAATAA
- a CDS encoding glycosyltransferase family 2 protein produces the protein MYKNKSIAVVVPAYNEEIQIKLVIDQMPDYVDRIIIVNDCSTDQTAQVVQNYLIDSDKRPLLNPKSLIEESVYSQADIMIQKLNAEEINYFAPSEVVNDDEDNDRIILINNLVNTGVGGAIARGYKWCKDHEIDCTAVMAGDAQMDPAELIDIISPVVEENVDYVKGNRLKHPTASLIVPRTRFFGNATLSILTKIASGYWHISDTQTGFTAISKSALNQIKLYKIYKRYGMPNDLLVRLNIASCSLKEVGIKPIYNVGEQSKMRPMRVIPSISWLLLRSFGRRLWVKYLFRDFHPLFLLYNLGFLLLTAFIPVLLYMIPIIFRPGESVSISVMFIAAFLLITGLQSLFFAMWMDIGDNQKLYKY, from the coding sequence ATGTATAAAAACAAATCCATAGCAGTTGTAGTACCTGCTTACAACGAAGAAATACAAATTAAATTAGTCATTGATCAAATGCCTGATTATGTTGATCGGATCATTATTGTTAACGATTGTTCAACAGATCAAACTGCTCAGGTTGTTCAAAACTACCTTATAGATTCAGACAAACGACCACTGCTTAATCCAAAGTCATTAATTGAAGAAAGTGTTTACAGTCAGGCTGATATAATGATTCAAAAGTTAAATGCTGAGGAAATCAATTATTTTGCCCCATCTGAAGTTGTAAATGATGACGAAGACAACGATAGAATTATCCTGATAAATAATTTGGTCAATACAGGTGTTGGAGGAGCTATTGCCAGGGGTTATAAATGGTGTAAAGACCATGAAATAGACTGCACAGCAGTGATGGCTGGAGATGCACAAATGGATCCTGCAGAGTTGATTGATATCATCAGCCCTGTAGTTGAAGAAAATGTCGATTACGTTAAAGGAAATAGATTAAAGCACCCTACGGCTTCATTGATTGTACCTCGAACCCGCTTTTTTGGAAATGCTACTTTATCTATTTTAACGAAAATTGCCTCCGGTTACTGGCATATTTCCGATACACAAACAGGTTTTACAGCCATCTCAAAAAGTGCATTAAACCAGATTAAGCTATACAAAATATATAAACGTTATGGCATGCCTAACGATCTTTTGGTTCGCTTGAATATTGCAAGCTGTAGTTTGAAAGAAGTAGGGATTAAGCCCATTTACAATGTTGGTGAGCAATCAAAAATGCGCCCGATGCGCGTAATACCAAGCATTTCGTGGCTTTTATTACGTTCATTTGGAAGACGTTTATGGGTGAAATATTTATTCAGGGACTTTCATCCACTTTTTCTATTGTACAACCTCGGATTCTTACTACTAACTGCATTCATCCCCGTTTTGCTGTATATGATTCCAATTATTTTCCGACCTGGCGAATCAGTTAGCATAAGTGTTATGTTTATAGCTGCTTTTTTGCTCATAACTGGCCTGCAAAGTTTATTTTTTGCCATGTGGATGGATATTGGCGATAATCAAAAACTCTATAAGTATTAA
- a CDS encoding glycosyltransferase family 2 protein, with translation MELSIVIPVYNEEYNIGIVFTALKEVLELKLKTSWEVIFVDDGSSDKSWEIIERLALNNTQIKGFRFSRNFGHQYALKAGIDQAQGNAVISMDADMQHLPSLIESFYEKWREGYQIVNAIRKDTKGVGVAKKFSSHLFYKIMNFLSDVEIEDGASDFRLLDRKVVNQFKEMNEYFLFIRGIISWVGYNSISIPYIAEERFSGQSKYTLKKMIRFAKDGVMSFSIKPLRLATLLGFIISTFAFAYIVYALVAKYILHVTGMGWASLLISILLIGGIQLITIGIIGEYIGKIFIALKHRPHYIISDHTEKPPNS, from the coding sequence ATGGAACTATCTATTGTAATACCTGTTTATAATGAAGAATACAATATCGGAATTGTATTCACAGCTTTAAAAGAAGTTCTGGAGCTTAAGTTGAAAACAAGTTGGGAAGTTATATTTGTTGATGACGGTAGTTCAGATAAATCGTGGGAGATAATTGAAAGATTGGCTCTAAACAATACACAAATAAAAGGATTCCGTTTCTCAAGAAATTTCGGTCATCAATATGCTTTAAAAGCGGGAATTGATCAGGCTCAGGGCAATGCAGTCATTTCGATGGATGCTGATATGCAACATCTACCAAGCCTTATTGAATCTTTTTATGAAAAATGGAGAGAAGGATATCAAATTGTAAATGCGATAAGAAAAGATACAAAAGGGGTAGGAGTTGCCAAGAAATTCTCTTCACATCTGTTTTACAAAATAATGAATTTTTTATCGGATGTTGAAATTGAAGATGGTGCATCAGATTTTAGATTACTGGATAGAAAAGTGGTGAATCAATTCAAGGAAATGAACGAGTATTTTTTGTTTATACGCGGCATTATTTCATGGGTTGGTTATAATAGCATAAGCATTCCCTATATAGCAGAAGAAAGATTCAGCGGCCAAAGCAAGTACACACTTAAGAAGATGATACGATTTGCCAAAGATGGCGTGATGTCGTTCAGTATTAAGCCATTACGCTTAGCTACTTTACTTGGTTTCATTATTTCAACCTTTGCATTTGCCTACATTGTATACGCTTTAGTGGCAAAATACATCTTACATGTTACAGGAATGGGCTGGGCATCCTTGTTAATTTCAATTTTATTGATAGGTGGAATTCAGCTCATTACTATCGGCATAATAGGAGAATATATTGGAAAAATATTTATTGCTTTAAAGCACCGACCACACTATATCATCAGCGACCATACAGAAAAGCCCCCAAATTCATGA
- the zupT gene encoding zinc transporter ZupT: protein MEYDFQTILFAFALTLFAGLSTGIGSALAFFTKRTNTKFLSIALGFSAGVMIYVSFVEIIVKARAELSMELGDKGGYWATVLAFFGGIALIAIIDKFIPSAENPHEIKKVEDIDSVESKSKKLMRMGMFTALAIAIHNFPEGLATFTAALNDPSLGIAIAVAIAIHNIPEGIAVSIPIYYATGDKKKAFWYSFASGLAEPVGAIIGFLILMPFLSPVVFGVLFAGVAGIMVFISLDELLPAAREFGEHHLSIYGLIGGMAVMAISLLLFA, encoded by the coding sequence ATGGAATACGATTTTCAAACAATATTGTTTGCCTTTGCTTTAACCTTATTTGCAGGTTTATCAACAGGTATTGGCAGTGCATTGGCATTCTTTACCAAAAGAACAAATACAAAATTTCTGAGTATTGCACTTGGTTTTTCAGCTGGGGTGATGATTTATGTTTCGTTTGTTGAAATTATAGTAAAGGCAAGAGCAGAATTAAGTATGGAGTTAGGGGATAAAGGTGGTTACTGGGCAACAGTATTGGCATTTTTTGGTGGTATTGCCCTCATTGCCATTATTGATAAATTTATTCCAAGTGCTGAAAATCCACACGAGATTAAGAAAGTAGAAGACATTGATAGTGTAGAAAGTAAGTCGAAAAAGTTGATGCGAATGGGCATGTTTACTGCATTAGCCATTGCAATTCATAACTTTCCGGAAGGTTTAGCAACATTTACGGCTGCTTTAAATGATCCTAGTTTGGGTATTGCCATTGCAGTGGCTATTGCTATACACAATATCCCGGAAGGTATTGCTGTTTCGATTCCTATATATTATGCAACTGGAGATAAAAAGAAAGCTTTTTGGTATTCTTTCGCATCAGGTTTGGCTGAACCAGTAGGTGCAATAATAGGATTTTTGATATTAATGCCATTTTTAAGTCCTGTTGTATTTGGTGTTTTGTTTGCCGGAGTTGCTGGAATTATGGTTTTTATATCCTTGGATGAACTATTGCCTGCTGCCAGAGAATTTGGTGAGCATCATTTATCAATTTATGGATTGATAGGAGGAATGGCTGTAATGGCTATTAGTTTATTATTATTTGCTTAA
- a CDS encoding peptidoglycan DD-metalloendopeptidase family protein → MNRFLLLVLISFSFLILLAPINGKANVRIISALDSPYFYFEVDSFTALKSDSISNNYIYSLWNEKIIDPYKINVAKKTDTTIMILVTDSSVYVHPVKNKINSVFGFRGYRYHYGMDVDLNTGDSVLCAFDGRVRLAKYNSGYGYYVLVNHTNGLETLYGHFSKILVEEGQYVKAGDLLGYGGRTGRATGAHLHFEVRFLGKAMDPRTIIDFENYALLSDTLNMCCHTYEYLIERSKTKYHYIRSGDTLWAISRRYGVSIDRLCSLNGITRNSILKIGRPIRYQ, encoded by the coding sequence ATGAATAGATTTTTACTCCTTGTACTTATTTCTTTTTCTTTTCTTATTTTGTTGGCACCAATCAATGGAAAAGCTAATGTAAGAATCATATCTGCATTGGATTCTCCTTATTTTTATTTCGAAGTTGATTCATTTACTGCCTTAAAATCTGATTCTATATCAAATAATTATATTTATTCATTATGGAATGAGAAAATCATCGATCCCTATAAAATTAATGTGGCAAAAAAAACAGATACCACTATCATGATTTTGGTAACTGACTCCAGTGTTTATGTACATCCTGTTAAAAATAAAATCAATTCGGTATTTGGATTCAGAGGTTATCGTTATCATTATGGAATGGATGTGGATTTGAATACGGGTGATAGTGTATTATGTGCTTTTGATGGACGAGTTCGATTGGCCAAATATAACAGTGGATATGGTTATTATGTACTTGTTAATCACACCAATGGCTTGGAAACATTATATGGTCATTTCTCGAAAATACTTGTAGAGGAAGGTCAATATGTTAAAGCAGGTGACTTATTAGGCTATGGTGGAAGAACAGGTCGAGCAACCGGAGCTCATTTGCATTTTGAAGTTCGTTTTTTGGGTAAAGCGATGGATCCTCGAACCATCATCGATTTTGAAAACTATGCACTGCTTTCCGATACCTTGAATATGTGTTGTCATACCTATGAATATTTGATCGAAAGAAGTAAAACGAAATACCACTATATTAGGTCGGGAGATACATTATGGGCAATTTCTCGTAGATATGGAGTTTCAATTGATCGATTATGTTCGCTAAACGGAATTACAAGAAATTCGATACTCAAAATTGGCAGACCAATACGTTATCAGTAA
- the folE gene encoding GTP cyclohydrolase I FolE, translated as MYKDINFKTENLNRNTKQSKLIADLLDFESNGNDHVSSSARTPLKQNAFEQSDEEKIDIIEEHFAAIMDTLGLDLSDESLAGTPHRVAKMYVKEIFQGLNPAHKPFMKTFSNDYHYDEILLEKNISVKSYCEHHFVPITGKAHVAYISSGQVVGLSKLNRIVDHFSRRPQVQERLTIQIANELKKALNTEDVAVIIQAEHMCVSSRGIQDDGSSTTTSSFNGQFNDRFKKQELLEMIKMDLKS; from the coding sequence ATGTATAAGGATATAAATTTCAAAACTGAAAACTTGAATAGAAATACAAAGCAAAGCAAACTTATTGCAGATTTATTGGATTTTGAATCAAATGGGAATGACCATGTAAGTTCAAGTGCACGAACTCCTCTCAAACAAAATGCTTTTGAGCAATCAGATGAAGAAAAAATAGACATAATTGAAGAGCATTTTGCTGCTATTATGGATACTTTGGGATTGGACTTGTCAGATGAAAGTTTAGCAGGAACACCGCATAGGGTGGCAAAAATGTATGTAAAGGAAATTTTTCAAGGATTGAATCCTGCACATAAACCATTTATGAAAACCTTTAGCAACGATTATCATTATGATGAAATTCTGCTGGAGAAAAATATTTCCGTAAAATCGTATTGTGAGCATCACTTTGTTCCAATTACAGGCAAAGCCCATGTAGCTTATATTTCATCGGGCCAAGTTGTAGGGCTTTCAAAACTGAATCGCATTGTTGATCATTTTTCACGCAGACCTCAGGTTCAGGAGCGATTAACCATTCAAATTGCCAATGAGCTAAAAAAAGCCTTGAACACAGAAGATGTTGCCGTTATCATTCAGGCTGAGCATATGTGTGTTTCCAGTCGTGGAATCCAGGATGATGGCAGCTCAACCACTACGTCCAGTTTTAACGGTCAGTTCAACGATCGATTTAAAAAGCAGGAATTATTAGAAATGATAAAAATGGATTTGAAATCCTAA
- a CDS encoding heavy metal-associated domain-containing protein has product MQYLIQYINELYILSKDMAPYLLFGFLFAGALHIYFKPERVRKYLGAKNFKSVIYASLLGVPLPLCSCGVIPTGISFHKNGSSKGAAVSFLISTPQTGVDSILVTYSMIGLPFALLRPVVAMVTGVFGGWLTNKMETQEEAEEVVENNVKTAPSSKKDKFFGMFRYAFVEFMQDISTYLLFGLFLAALMAVLIPDDFFSMYIGNHFVEMAIVLVASVPLYICATGSVPIAAVLLLKGLSPGAALVLLMAGPATNAATITVIGKALGKRTLFAYLFSIIGGALVFGYLINILFPEGMLLSGLNLESHEHSNHIFPEWFNLLSVVVLGVLIANAYMIRYGLYRKLFPSFYVRRKEKNDINAMNVIVKGMTCNHCKNTVEKGISEIKGVKSVNIDLANMHVSIEGDEVDIADVENKVNDLGYEFKGKV; this is encoded by the coding sequence ATGCAATACCTCATACAATATATTAACGAACTCTATATCCTTTCAAAAGATATGGCACCTTATCTTTTATTTGGTTTTTTGTTCGCTGGTGCATTACACATCTATTTCAAACCGGAAAGGGTAAGGAAATACCTGGGTGCAAAAAATTTCAAGTCAGTAATTTATGCATCCTTATTGGGAGTTCCACTACCTCTTTGCTCATGCGGGGTCATTCCTACAGGGATATCATTTCACAAAAATGGTTCATCAAAAGGTGCTGCCGTTTCGTTTTTAATTTCAACACCACAAACCGGGGTCGATTCAATCCTCGTTACTTATTCAATGATTGGTTTACCCTTCGCGCTCTTACGTCCTGTTGTAGCGATGGTTACAGGTGTTTTTGGAGGCTGGTTGACCAATAAAATGGAAACGCAGGAGGAAGCAGAAGAAGTAGTAGAAAATAATGTAAAAACTGCCCCAAGCAGTAAAAAAGATAAGTTTTTTGGCATGTTCCGCTATGCCTTTGTTGAATTCATGCAGGATATATCCACCTACCTACTATTTGGATTGTTTTTGGCGGCACTAATGGCTGTACTTATTCCTGATGATTTTTTCAGCATGTATATCGGAAACCATTTTGTTGAAATGGCTATTGTTTTAGTGGCTTCAGTGCCTTTATATATCTGTGCAACAGGTTCGGTGCCTATTGCAGCAGTTTTGCTTTTAAAAGGCTTGTCACCAGGAGCAGCATTGGTTCTCCTCATGGCAGGACCAGCAACCAATGCGGCCACAATAACTGTAATCGGTAAAGCTTTAGGCAAACGAACACTGTTTGCCTATTTGTTTTCAATCATTGGTGGAGCCTTGGTATTCGGATATTTAATTAATATACTTTTTCCTGAAGGCATGTTGTTGAGTGGTTTGAACCTGGAATCGCACGAACATTCAAATCATATTTTTCCTGAATGGTTTAACTTGCTAAGTGTTGTTGTTTTAGGTGTTTTAATAGCCAATGCATATATGATCCGATATGGTCTTTATCGAAAACTGTTTCCTTCGTTTTATGTAAGAAGAAAAGAAAAAAATGATATTAACGCTATGAATGTAATTGTGAAAGGAATGACTTGCAACCATTGCAAGAATACGGTAGAAAAAGGTATTTCTGAAATAAAAGGCGTCAAATCTGTCAATATTGATTTGGCCAATATGCATGTATCTATTGAAGGTGATGAAGTGGATATAGCTGATGTTGAAAATAAAGTAAATGACCTTGGATACGAATTCAAAGGCAAAGTTTAG
- a CDS encoding RNA polymerase Rpb6, which translates to MKKSDNIEVFAVPRDLNRIREITGNLYQSLVILGKRANQIALIEKEELGQKLAEFAPKNDTLEEIFDNREQMEISAHYEKLPKPSLVAIEELINDKVYFRSTNVEEEVIDKEKND; encoded by the coding sequence ATGAAAAAAAGTGATAATATCGAAGTTTTTGCAGTTCCAAGAGATTTGAATAGAATTCGCGAGATCACTGGTAATTTATATCAGAGTTTAGTAATTCTGGGTAAACGTGCAAATCAAATTGCATTGATTGAAAAGGAAGAATTGGGACAAAAACTTGCTGAGTTTGCTCCTAAAAATGATACACTTGAAGAAATTTTTGATAATCGTGAGCAAATGGAAATATCTGCTCATTATGAAAAACTTCCAAAACCTAGTCTTGTAGCAATCGAAGAGCTCATCAATGATAAGGTCTATTTTCGTTCTACAAATGTAGAAGAGGAAGTAATCGATAAAGAGAAAAATGATTAA
- the bamD gene encoding outer membrane protein assembly factor BamD, with translation MRLIRVNILVLLLSSMLFSCTEYQKTLKSEDFALKYQMAKDLFNQEEYSKAVLLLEDILPFYRTSTEAELVNYMYAYCQFAMGNNIVAAHRFKGLYDTYPYGKYAEQSLFNYAYCNYLESPPIYLDQSGTSIAIEAIQLYINKYTQSERIEECNGYIDELNQKLEDKAVYTAQLYYQLQDYKAAIWTLTDVIEKYPFAEERPDLEFKVLDSYYKLANNSVESKKQERFEEVITYFRNNQESFESSSNASQAKNIVNNAQNSLNKYIHEKK, from the coding sequence ATGAGACTTATACGAGTAAATATCCTTGTTCTGCTTTTGTCGTCTATGCTGTTTTCATGTACTGAATATCAGAAGACACTGAAAAGTGAAGACTTTGCCTTGAAATATCAAATGGCAAAGGATCTTTTTAATCAGGAAGAGTATTCAAAAGCAGTTTTGCTTTTAGAAGACATTCTTCCCTTTTACAGAACCTCCACAGAGGCTGAATTAGTCAATTATATGTACGCTTACTGTCAGTTTGCTATGGGAAACAATATTGTGGCAGCACATCGCTTTAAAGGCTTGTACGACACCTATCCTTATGGTAAGTATGCTGAACAAAGTCTGTTTAACTATGCTTATTGCAATTATCTGGAATCTCCACCTATTTATTTAGATCAAAGTGGAACCTCCATTGCCATTGAAGCCATTCAGTTGTATATCAATAAATACACACAAAGCGAACGGATTGAAGAATGCAATGGCTACATTGATGAGCTAAATCAGAAACTGGAAGACAAAGCTGTTTATACAGCCCAATTATATTATCAATTACAAGACTATAAAGCGGCAATTTGGACCTTAACGGATGTAATAGAAAAATATCCATTTGCCGAAGAAAGGCCTGATTTGGAATTTAAGGTGTTAGACTCTTATTATAAGTTAGCCAACAATAGTGTTGAATCAAAAAAACAAGAACGCTTTGAAGAGGTAATTACCTATTTCAGAAATAACCAAGAGAGTTTTGAAAGTAGTAGTAATGCATCGCAAGCAAAGAATATCGTTAATAATGCACAAAATAGTTTAAATAAATATATTCATGAAAAAAAGTGA
- a CDS encoding YigZ family protein, translating into MSRYKTMAKLSSGEFKDRGSKFIGYAKACYSEEDAKLLIADLWKDNHKACHVCYAYKIGLDNPIIRINDDGEPSNTGGQPIMNYINKYELDNIVIAVVRYFGGTLLGKGGLINAYGNAADFAIQNGKISNRSEKIILNLSLPFDNYALVVDSLKKMNVTFLGEDFDTNCHFEIQIEKEHLEQLEEKLSEFKIDSLKLKS; encoded by the coding sequence ATGTCCAGATACAAGACAATGGCCAAATTGAGCAGTGGAGAATTCAAGGATAGAGGAAGCAAATTCATTGGATATGCAAAAGCTTGTTATTCGGAAGAGGATGCCAAACTGCTTATTGCTGATTTGTGGAAAGATAATCACAAAGCTTGTCATGTTTGTTATGCCTATAAAATTGGACTTGACAATCCTATAATCCGCATTAATGATGATGGAGAACCTTCAAACACCGGTGGTCAACCCATTATGAACTACATTAATAAATATGAGTTGGATAATATTGTTATAGCAGTGGTTCGCTATTTTGGAGGAACTTTACTAGGCAAGGGAGGATTGATTAACGCCTATGGAAATGCAGCTGATTTTGCTATACAGAATGGAAAAATAAGCAATCGATCAGAAAAGATTATTTTGAACCTGAGCCTTCCTTTCGATAATTACGCTTTGGTTGTTGACTCTTTGAAGAAAATGAATGTAACGTTTTTAGGTGAGGATTTTGATACAAATTGCCATTTTGAAATTCAGATTGAGAAAGAACATTTGGAACAACTGGAAGAAAAACTTAGTGAATTTAAAATTGATTCCTTGAAGCTAAAATCCTGA
- a CDS encoding TonB-dependent receptor → MRKYIILLFLAMCTIYSSAQKKHTISGYLTDSESGEKLIGANVYDQHRLTGTTTNTYGFYSLTLPADTYNIVFSYLGYGTKISKLKLNKDLVLNGKLLPGLNLEEVEITADQTERIEEMTQMSTIKVPVAQIKSIPAMFGEVDVLKALQLLPGVQSGMEGGSGLYVRGGGPDQNLILLDGTPVYNASHLFGFFSVFNADAIKNVELIKGGFPARYGGRLSSVIDITLKEGNMKKIKGEGSIGLIASKFTLEGPIWKDRTSFIIAARRTYLDILIQPLIKNVLGESNDVNAGYFFYDLNAKINHKLTDKDHLYLSLYTGDDKFYLKQKPYSYLYDGVLFTESSDAGLGWGNLTSALRWNHQFNNKLFSNLSLTYSQYDFDIHSNESQVFDTVNQSYSMQYLSGINDIAGKLDFDYLPGPNHFVKFGANAIYHTFKPGATAYTISTPASTIDSTLGAGVLNAWEFAAYIEDDYRITEHIKANIGVHASAFMVNDEFYYRVQPRVSARYLFDKNWSIKASYASMQQYVHLLTNSTIGLPTDLWVPSTDKILPQNSDQIALGFATSIKKKYQLSVEGYYKQMHNLIEYVDGATFLNSETDWQDKVEAGEGWSYGGEVFFEKKVGKTKGWVGYTLSWTYRKFPNINFGEIFPYKYDRRHDISVVVSHELGEHLDVSATWVYGTGNAVTLPVVRAMGSIDPFGWGYNNEIEYFNKKNDYRMAAYHRLDLSINWHLDSKWGETTINGSIYNFYNRRNPFYYYFSFDNRGNRVLKRVSLFPMIPSLSINFKF, encoded by the coding sequence ATGAGAAAATATATTATTCTATTGTTCCTTGCCATGTGCACTATTTATTCATCTGCACAAAAAAAACACACCATAAGTGGTTATTTAACTGATTCGGAAAGTGGAGAGAAATTAATAGGTGCCAATGTGTATGATCAGCACAGATTAACCGGAACCACCACCAACACCTATGGTTTTTATAGCCTAACCCTGCCTGCCGACACTTACAATATTGTTTTCTCCTATTTAGGATATGGAACAAAAATCAGCAAACTGAAACTCAACAAAGATTTGGTATTAAATGGCAAACTACTGCCCGGGCTAAATTTGGAGGAAGTTGAAATAACAGCTGATCAAACAGAGCGGATTGAAGAAATGACCCAAATGAGTACGATTAAAGTACCCGTTGCTCAAATAAAATCGATACCGGCCATGTTTGGAGAAGTAGATGTATTAAAAGCATTGCAGTTATTACCAGGAGTTCAAAGTGGTATGGAAGGTGGCAGTGGTTTGTATGTTCGCGGTGGAGGTCCCGATCAAAACCTGATTTTATTGGATGGAACACCCGTTTACAATGCTTCTCACCTTTTCGGTTTCTTTTCTGTATTCAATGCAGATGCAATCAAAAATGTAGAATTAATAAAGGGTGGCTTTCCGGCACGATATGGAGGGCGTTTGTCTTCAGTAATTGATATTACGCTGAAAGAGGGAAATATGAAAAAGATTAAGGGCGAAGGTTCCATTGGACTAATTGCTTCAAAGTTCACCTTGGAAGGCCCTATTTGGAAAGACCGCACTTCTTTTATTATTGCTGCACGCAGAACGTATTTGGATATTTTGATCCAACCCTTAATAAAAAATGTTTTAGGCGAAAGTAACGATGTTAATGCTGGCTATTTCTTTTATGACCTAAATGCTAAGATAAACCACAAATTAACTGATAAAGACCATTTATACCTTTCGCTCTATACCGGAGATGATAAATTTTATTTAAAGCAAAAACCATATTCCTATTTATACGATGGGGTTTTATTTACCGAATCATCTGATGCAGGTTTGGGCTGGGGTAATTTAACTTCTGCTTTGCGCTGGAATCATCAGTTTAATAATAAGCTGTTCTCCAATCTCTCTTTAACTTATAGTCAATATGATTTTGATATACATAGCAATGAAAGTCAGGTTTTTGACACCGTGAATCAGTCTTATTCCATGCAATACCTTTCCGGTATAAATGATATTGCCGGGAAACTTGATTTTGATTATTTACCCGGGCCTAATCATTTTGTTAAGTTTGGAGCCAATGCTATATATCATACTTTCAAGCCGGGCGCTACGGCTTATACAATTTCTACTCCTGCCAGCACCATTGATAGCACTTTGGGAGCAGGCGTTTTAAATGCATGGGAATTTGCTGCTTATATCGAAGACGATTATCGAATTACCGAACATATTAAAGCCAATATTGGCGTTCATGCATCGGCCTTTATGGTAAACGATGAGTTTTATTATCGGGTGCAGCCTCGTGTTTCTGCTCGTTATTTGTTCGACAAAAATTGGTCAATCAAAGCTTCTTATGCCAGTATGCAACAATATGTGCATTTACTTACTAATTCAACAATCGGTTTACCAACGGATCTTTGGGTGCCCAGTACGGATAAAATTCTTCCTCAAAATTCCGATCAAATTGCTTTGGGATTTGCTACCTCAATTAAGAAAAAATACCAGCTTTCTGTAGAAGGATACTACAAGCAAATGCATAACCTGATTGAATATGTTGATGGAGCTACTTTCCTTAATTCTGAAACAGATTGGCAAGACAAAGTAGAAGCTGGTGAAGGCTGGTCCTATGGTGGAGAAGTGTTTTTTGAAAAGAAAGTGGGTAAAACAAAAGGTTGGGTTGGTTACACCTTATCATGGACGTATCGTAAATTTCCCAATATTAATTTTGGTGAAATATTTCCCTATAAATATGACCGCAGACACGATATTTCAGTAGTTGTTAGTCATGAATTAGGTGAGCATCTTGATGTATCAGCTACTTGGGTTTATGGAACAGGAAACGCAGTCACACTGCCCGTGGTGAGGGCAATGGGCAGCATTGATCCCTTTGGTTGGGGCTATAATAATGAAATCGAATATTTCAACAAAAAGAATGATTACCGCATGGCTGCATACCACCGATTGGATCTGTCGATAAACTGGCATTTAGACAGCAAATGGGGCGAAACAACTATCAATGGTAGTATTTACAATTTCTACAACCGAAGAAATCCATTCTATTATTACTTTAGCTTCGATAACAGAGGCAATCGGGTGTTGAAAAGAGTTAGCCTGTTTCCAATGATTCCTTCACTAAGTATCAACTTCAAGTTTTAA